The nucleotide window TAGAGGTGGAATGGGATATCGAAAGAGTTCTTGAAGCTAATGCTGCCTCATTTTCCCTCATGGGTCTGGCATTGGGCGCTTTTGTTGATCGCCGATGGTTTATTTTTCCCGCCGCCATCGCCGGTTTTCTCCTGCAACATGCCATACAAGGTTGGTGCCCGCCGGTTCCTCTGTTCCGGCGAATGGGAATACGGACCGCACATGAGATTCAACAGGAACGTCATGCGTTAAAGGCATTGCGGGGGGACTATCGGGACGTGGGTGAAATAGCAGGCGCACTCAATGGGGCAGACGCTCCGCAAGTGACTCAAGCATTTGAGGCAGCCGGAAATAATTCCTCATTCTGAAGAAGGTTGAGAGCGCTTTCACAAAATTTATCAGCGATAACTCATAATATTTAAGCAATGTCATGTGGAAAGTTTGGGGGTACACATCTTACCTTTTCGGTTCGAAAGGAACCGGGGAAGCCTTCGTTCTGGATTTCAAGCGGGAAATTGAGCCCTATCTCAAAGCACCCAGCGCGTAAAGCGTTCCTGAGGCAGCGAATACCTTCCTTGCCGCTAATTTTGAATAGAATGTTCCTGTTTTTCGAAACATCCTTTCTTCCATGGCCACTCCCGACATTATATGGGAAATCTTGCTCTCGGAAAATATGAATGGACGCGGCTGATAAATTGCTGAGATGGGTTGAATGTTGAAGGGACGTGTGAAGAGCATTGAGGCATGAACAAGGAAAAATATGAGAACCTCATGTGATATAAAAAAGCATTGACTAATATTTTCAAAAGTGGGTATCGGCCGATCGTCCGATCTCCCCTTCGTCCGATCGGCTCCTACCCCTCACTAGATGGCATTCCCTGTCCCCTAGTGATTGTTGGGAGGATGGTCTTTCCTCATGTCCATCTCACATACCTTGTTGACGGTTCTTTCTTTTTTCTGCCTTTTTATCCTCACCCGTATATCCGGGAGAAGTTTCGCCAGGGGGTACAGTGCTTGGACTACCAAAGCTCGAACCTTCTTCGCCGACTCCGCCAGGACGAGCGGCCTTTTGTTCCTCCGATTCAAAGGGCTCTGTATTTTGGCTGGAGGAGCTTTTGGATTCTATTGAGGATCCCCTTTGTTGGTTTTTTTGCTTAGTCGGACTTGTGGATTGATCATCCTGCCGGATCATGTCCGATTGTTCTGCATACACAGCGACACTCGTAAGAACAAGGAAAGCTGAGAGCCCCACCACTGTCAATTGGTTTTTCATTTCAATTCTCTTTCATATGTAATGTGATTTTTATACATCTAAATTTAAGAGTCAGGGTTTAGATTTACCCCTGGGCCGTTCAGGCCCAGGGGCTGACGCATGCGTTATGGTCGATATCCGTCAGGGCGGTAATCATAATCTTTCCCACCAGAACGCCGGGATTGATACTGATCGGCTCCCTGCCTCTGAGGATCATACTGGTTTCTTGCGGTGGTGGTGTT belongs to Nitrospiraceae bacterium and includes:
- a CDS encoding DUF2892 domain-containing protein, whose amino-acid sequence is MIISPTTTRVEEHTDADINEEIYNRTKNNVLLYASAGPSAIDRRLRDLEVEWDIERVLEANAASFSLMGLALGAFVDRRWFIFPAAIAGFLLQHAIQGWCPPVPLFRRMGIRTAHEIQQERHALKALRGDYRDVGEIAGALNGADAPQVTQAFEAAGNNSSF